A segment of the Perca flavescens isolate YP-PL-M2 unplaced genomic scaffold, PFLA_1.0 EPR50_1.1_unplaced_scaf_1, whole genome shotgun sequence genome:
TTGACATAGAGACACAACAAACTGGCATGTCGAGCCACACTGGACTCAATGGTGGGGTTCCATTGGACTACACGGGGCTGAGTCTTGAGGTCAGCTCAGCAGTAAAGTGTCAGGAGGTTACTGAACTCTCACCTGAGCTCCAAAGGACTCTCAAGACCCAACCGTGTGCATTTCAATGGGGGAAAAGACCCCGCTTCTAGGTGCGAACCCCTTTCATGATAGAACCCATATTGGAGCTTAAAGGGACACGccaccaccgtttgttgaaaaagGGCTTATCGCGGTCTCCCTAGGTGGGACAACGCATTTTATTTGTGCATGCGTTGTTTTAGtctggtgcaacaccggcagcttTAGCATAGCGTAGCGAATGGAATTTAGCATGTTttgcgtaaaaaaaaaacaacaaaaaaaccaaTTTCTTGCACCGAGACAAAGAAAATGTGCTGACCCCACCTACCTAAAGCCAGGGTAGACCGGGATAAGCCCTATtccaacaaacggtggcgtattcctttaaacctTATTCAATTTCATGCATGTTAATAACACAAGACACAATTTAAAAGAACTTTATTCATTGACAAACGCTCAATTGAAAAAAcaccattgtttttttcatctttatttattGCACGTGCACTTTTTCCAGACAGAGGCGACCGCCTCCCGGCCTCCTCTCGGTCGACTACGCAGGTCAAACGACTCCGACTGCTGCCGACCGCGGGATCCTCTGAGCTGCAAGGCGGCCGAGAGGAGGCCGAGGAGAACGAAACGCTGAAAGAAAGCGCAGATGCCGAGGGTCCGTCGGAGGACGCGGTGGATCCGCAAGTGGAGGCCAGGGGTCCGTTGGTGGAAAAACCATCCCTGCACCTGGAAAAAtggaaacaaatacaaataagaGCTCAAATACATATTGCCGTTCATGTAGCCGATCCCGCTTGAATGTGCAGATGTGTTAAACCCAGGTTCTATGTGCGAGTCCCTGTAACGTTAGATCGGCAGGCCTGCCCAGAGCTTAAAGTGTATAAAATAGTCTTAAGTAAAATGCACAGCGTATTCAAAATGACGCAGCGAGCAAGCGTCTTAAGCCAGAGCTCAAATTACTTACGTAGAATATGCAAAACACACTTTTATGGGCCGACACATACCTTAACCCGGTTTCTGGGTGTGGGTCCCTTCAATGCTAGGTCCTGCCAAGAGCTCGAGCAGTAAATATAACACACTATATTCAAAAATGTAATGCAGTGAGCAGTGATCTCAAAAGCATCAGCGAGCAACTCACAGTTCTCGAAGCCGAGGGACGGCCGGTTCATGCTGAAAGAAAGCGCAGATGCCGAGGGTCTGTCGGAGGACGCGGTGAATCCGTCGGTGCAAGTGGAGGCCAAGGGTCCGTCGGTGGAAAACCATCCCTGCACCtggaaaaatggaaagaaatacaaataagaGCTCAAATACATATTGCCGTTCATGTAGCCGATCCCGCTTGAATGTGCAGATGTGTTAAACCCAGGTTCTATGTGCGAGTCCCTGTAACGTTAGATCGGCAGGCCTGCCCAGAGCTTAAAGTGTATGAAATAGTCTTAAGTAAAATGCACAGTATATTCAAAATAATGCAGTGAGCAGTGATCTTAATCCAGAGCTCAAATTACTTCAgtagactacacacacactattatggACCAACACATACCTAAACCCAGTTCCTTAGTGTGGGTCCCTATAACGTTAGGTCTGCAGTCCTGCCCAGAGCTCAAGTATACAATATAGTCTAAAGTAAAATACACACTACATTCAAACTAATGCAGTGAGCAGTTATCTTAATCCAGAGCTCAAATTACTTcagtaaaatatatacatacaaacttGAATGGACAAACGCATAGCTAAACCCAGGTTTTGGGTGCGAGTCCCTGTAATGTTAGATGGCCAGGCCTGCCCAGAGCTACTATTATGTAGAACACACATCATAATCTAACTAAGAGTGTGCAACGATTCTGTGCAGCAGAAATCTTTGCCGGCGCATTTTCAACAAACCACGCATGAGTCGCTTTCACCTACCCGCCGATGGCATCTCATCTCGATGGGAATCGATGAAGCTGCTATAGAAGAGGGGATCGGGAGGATGTTCGAGGACCTTTCCTCAGTCCCACCTGCCAGTGAGGTCGTTGCCCGTTACCCCGCAGAGCCGTCCGCCCCTCGTTCCGCCCGTGTGACGCCGTCGAACAAACCCGCCAGTGATGTCGTGGCCCGGTCCTCCGCCGAGCTGTCTACGACTCCTTCCACCAGTGCGACGCCCTTGAACAAACCTGCCAGCCATTCGCCAAGAAAGCAGTTGTTTAGGAGGAACGAGCCGGTTGCGAGGACTCCGACCCCCCCCTTCAGCAAGAACTGTGGGATCCTTGCTGCCGAGCTGAAGGTGGTAAAGAGCTGCTGGAAGCCGAAGTAGAACGGAACGACGACCTGAAACAGCTGCACTTCTCAACCAGTCGAGAAAAGGTTGAGCATTGCGTTATTCCTCCAAACTACGTTTTATATTTCATTAGTTTCCtaattttgtggctttttttggaCACTTGTTCCATTTTTTTTCCAGTAAAACCGGCAGAGGAGTTCAAGGAGCACACGGAAGGAAGCAATCCCACGCGGAAAATAAGGGAGAATGCCCGCCAGCCAGCTAACCGCGTCTTTTACTTCCTGACGTTCACATCCGAGCCCGCTGTTCCACATCTGAACCTTCTCTTTCTCAAGGACTACGTTCGGATCAGGAACTAAGTACAAAATTGTAAGGATTATCAATGTCTAAAAGACTAGAGGACGACCATAAAAAGCTACCCGACGGATGCCGTCGCGTTTGTGAAGTACGTTACTAGCGGAACTCCGGGCGAGGAATTGGCAAAGGGCTCAACTGCGGATGGGCACATGACTTCACTGGCAGGTGGGACTGAGGAAGGGCCCTGGATCTCAGCCCCTGAAGGCCTTCTGCACCTGGaagaacaaacaacaaatacgAGCTCAAATGCATTGCTGTTCATGTAGCCGATCCTGCTTGAATGTTCAGATGTGTTAAACCCGGGTTCTAGGTGCGAGTCCCTGTAATGTAAGGTCTACATGCTTGCCCAGAGCTAAAAGCATATAAAATAGTCTTAAGTAAAATGCACAGCATATTCAAAATAACGCAGCGAGCAGTGGTCTTAATACAGAGCTCAAATTACTTACGTAAATTATACAAACACTTTTATGGTCCAACACATACCTAAACCCGGTTTCTGGGTGTGGGGCCCTTCAATGTTAGTACCTGCCCAGAGCTCAGGTAGTAAAAATACACAGTGAAAGTATCAAAGAGTAACTCACAGTTCTTGCAGCCGAGAGACGGCGGGTTTGTTCGACGAGTTGAACGGAAGAGAGAATCCTTCAAACCTCCTCTCGCTAGAAAGCGGCCTAGGTCTGAAGCAGAACAGACGAGACACTCCTACAGACCTTCCCTGACTCTTCTTCCTCCATCTCCACGCGGTGGTCCTctacttcctcctcctccatgtccTTGTCCTGTACGTCCTACTCTGCGTTGTTCTTCGGGGTCTGTCGCAAGACCGTTCCGATTCACTTGAACTGCCATGCGGGCAAGTGGTTGCGAAGGGTCTGTCGGAGGACGCGGAGGGTCTGTCGGTGGAGGCAAAGGGTCTGTCGGAGGACGCGGAGGGTCTGTCGGTGGAGGCGAAGGGTCTGTCGGTGGAGGCGAAGGGTCTGTCGGAGGACGTAAAGGGTCTGTCAGCGGCGGATGGGGCCACGACCTCGCTGGCAGGTTTGTTCGACGGTCCACAAGGGTGGAAGGAGTTGCAGGCGGCTCGACGGAGGATGGGGCCAGTATAGGTTTGTTCGAAGGCATCACAAGGGTGGAAGGAGTTGCAGGCGGCTCGACGGAGGATGGGGCCAGTATAGGTTTGTTCGAAGGCATCACAAGGGTGGAAGGAGTTGCAGGCGGCTCGACGGAGGACGGGGCCACGAAATACAGGAAGGAGTGGCAGGCGGCTTGACGGACGACAGGGCCACGACCTCACTGGCAGGTTTTTTCGAAGGCATCACAAGGGTGGAAGGAGTAGCAACAGGCTCAGAGGAGGACGGGGCCACGAAATACGGGGCAAGTATAGGTTTGTTCGACGGTCTCACAAGGGTGGAAGGAGTGGCAGGTAAACCTATCCCTCCTCCTCCGTGTTGTTCTTCGGGCTCCCGAGTGGTCCGTCGGAGGAACTCAAAGGGTCCGTCGGTGCAGGTGGAGGCGAAGGGTCTGTCGGAGGACGCAGAGGGTCTGTCGGTGGAGGCAAAGGGTCTGTCGGAGGACGTAAAGGGTCTGTCAGCGGCGGATGGGGCCACGACCTTGCTGGCAGGTTTGTTCGACGGTCCACAAGGGTGGAAGGAGTTGGAAGCGGCTCGACGGAGGATGGGGCCAGTATAGGTTTGTTCGAAGGCATCACAAGGGTGGAAGGAGTAGCAACGGGCTCAGAGGAGGACGGGGCCACGAAATACAGGAAGAAGTGGCAGGCGGCTTGACGGACGACGGGGCCACGACCTCACTGGCAGGTTTCTTCGAAGGCGTCACAAGGGTGGAAGGAGTAGCAACAGGCTCAGAGGAGGACGGGGCCACGAAATACGGGGCAAGTATAAGTTTGTTTGAAGGCATCACAAGGGTGGAAGGATTAGCAACAGGCTCAGAGGAGGACGGGGTTACGAAATACGGGGCAAGTATAGGTTTGTTCGACGGTGTCACAAGGGTGGAAGGAGTGGCAGGTAACCCTATCCCTCCTCCTACGTGTTGTTCTTCGGGCTCCCGAGTGGTCCGTCGGAGGAACGCAAAGGGTCCGTCGGTGCAAGTGGAGGCGAAGGGTCTGTCGGAGGAAGCGGAGGGTCTGTCGGTGGAGGCAAAGGGTCAGTCGGAGGACGCAAAGGGTCCGTCGGTGcaagaaatgaaacaaaaatacaaataagagCTCAAGTATATTGCTATTCATGTAGGTCATCCTGCTTGAATGTTCAGATGTGTTAAACCCTGGTTGTAGGTGTGGGTCACTGTAATGTTAGGTCAGCAGGTTGTTAGGCAGAGCTAAAAGTGTATAATATAGTCTGAAGTAAAATGCACAGTATATTCAAAATAATGCAGTGAGCAGTGATCTTAATCCAGAGCTCAAATTACTTCagtatactacacacacacacacacacactattatggACCAACAAATACCTAAACCCGGTTTCTGGGTGTGGGTCCCTTCAATGTTAGGTCTGCAGGCCTGACCACAGTTCAAGTATGTCTATATAGTATCTATAGTCTTAAGTGAAATACACATTACATTCCTACTAATGAAGTGAGCGGTGGTGTTAATCCAGAGCTCAAGTTAAATCTGtagaatatacacacacacacacagttatagaCCAACACAAAGCTAAACCCAGTTCCTCGGTGCGGGTCCCTTTAATGTTAGATCCGCCTGCCCAGAGCTCAAGTACATCACATAGTCTCAAGTGAAATGCACATTATATTCCAACTAATGAAGTGAGCGGTGTTGTTAATCCAGAGCTCAAGTTACATCTgtagaatacacacacacacacacacacacacacacacacacaccattatagaCCAACACATACCTAAACCCGGTTTCTGGGTGTGGGTCCCTTCAATGTTAGGTCCTGCCCAGAGCTCAAGTAGTAAAAATACACACTATATTCAAACTAATGCAGCGAGCAGTGATCTTAAAAGTATCAACAAGTAACTCACAGTTCTCGCAGCCGAGGGACGGCGGGTTTGTTCGACGAGCTGAACGGAAGAGAGAATCCTCCAAACCTCCTCTCGCTAGAAAGCGGCCTAGGTCTGAAGCAGAACAGAAGAGACACTCCTCCAAGCCTTCCCTGACTCTTCTTCCTTGTTCTTCGGGCTCCTGAGTGGTCCGTCGGAGGACGCGGAGGGTCTGTCGGTTGAGGCGAAGGGTCTGTCGGAGGACGTAAAGGGTCGGATGGGGCCACAACCTCACTGGCAGGTTTGTTCGACGGTGTCACAATGGTGGAAAGAGTGGCAGGCAGATTGATGGAGGACGGGGCCACGACCTCACTGGCAGGTTTGTGCGTTCAATATTGTCAGAACATGCAAAAGGCAAATGACCGCTACATTGCGAGAGAACTGGCTTTGCTGAGGGCGTCCAAAACCCACCCGCCGATGGCCTctacttcctcctccatgtcctGGTCCTCTACCTCCTCCTCTATGTTGTTCTTCGGGCTCTTGAGTGGTTACATCGTAGCGGTGACTGGGCACAGAAAAGGCGTCGTCCTCAACATGACGCGGAAAGAGGTCAAAGCGGCAGACAAATTGAAGAACGGCAATCGCATCATACGGGTAAGTACTATCAATGCAAAGTGCAAAGTTCGTTTTATGGTGATTGAGTTGCTCTGAGAAAACTTCTGAGCTAGTTTTTCCTCATATGCAATAATGTGCGAGTCAACTGGGATCAAAGGCATACAAACGAGTGGCGGCCTTCATGTGTCATGATGAGCACACGGCCAAGAAGTTTTATCATGGTTCGTTAAATCTTAATTGTGCAATGCGGTTTGGTCAATTACAGGTGATATTTCCATGCAGACTTCTAGCTGTAGGTTTCTATATACACTGAAAAAGCATCACTTTAATCTGTTCATATTCAACATTTATCTATTCGTTTTGCCATTGCTTCGCACAGCGGAAAGCCCGGCCGAGGTCTTTAACAGCCAAAACCTATCCGTCACGGCGATCTCAGCTTACGCTGTCAAGAAGACAAATCAAAGCACCTAGGACACGAGAGCCACAGAGGACACGGACGAGGTGGAGAACCGGGACAGTGAGTAGGACGAGGAAGACCAGGACATAGGGGacatagaggaggaggaggaagaacaagaggaggatgaggatgaagaaCAACAAGagaaggatgaggaggaggaggaggaggagaaggagaaggaggaggaggaggaggaggacaaccacgacgacgacgacgacgacgacgacgacaacGACGACATGGAGGACCAAGACATGGGTGAGGACAAGGAGGAAGAAGTGGTAGTAATTGAGGAATCGGGCAGAGAGGAAGTGAGGACCAGGAAATGGAGGAGGATGACGACACAGAGGAGGACGGTGCAGATGAATACCCAGACAGGACTAGGACTGGGCCAAGTTGTCCAATAAGAAAGCGGCCCTGTAAGTCTGAAGCCAAACTGAAGAGAGAGTCCTCCAAACCTCCTCTGCCTAAGGAGAGGCCCTGTGAGTCTGATGGGGACATGGCCTCGCTGGAAGGTGGGACTGAGGAAGGGTCCCGGATCTCAATCCTAATCCCATCTTCTACAGCAGAGTCATCCATCTCGTCAAGATGGGATAACATCGGCGGGAGGGGTCTGGATGCCCTCTCCAGAGCAATTTCCCATCCAATGTGTCTAATGTCGTTAGACGTGGTCCTCATGTCAAAATATATGTTAaaatctgtcaaaataaagacagtgagGAAAACATTTTTGTCTCTAAATATATCCTAGTATTGTCAGTATATTATGtacaggaaatggaaaacaataacgggacggcgGAGGTTGAGTGTAGGAAAAGAAACAACGCGGAATGGACGGCTCACATGCAGTATTAAACCCTGTTTCTAGGTGTAGGTCCCTTTAATGTTAGGTCAGCAGGCCTGTCCACCGCTCAAGTAGATCATATAGTCTTAAGTGAAATAGACATTACATTCCAACTAATGAAGTGAGCGGTGGTGTTAATCCAGAGCTCAAGTTAAATCtgtagaccacacacacacacacacacacacacacacacacacacacacacacacacaccctgttaTAGACCAACACAAAGCTAAACCCAGTTCCTCAGTGTGAGTCCCTTTAATGTTAGATCCGCATGCCCAGAGCTCAAGTACATCACATAGTCTTAAGTGAAATACACATTATATTCCAACTGATGAACTGAGCGGTGGTGTTAATCCAGAGCTCAAGTTACATCtgtagaaatacacacacacacacacacacacacacctcattatAGACCAACACATAGCTACACCTAGTTTCTTGTTGGGGGTCCCTTTAACGTTAGGTCATCCTGCCTGCCCAGAGCTCATGTATATAATGTAGTCTTCAGTGTTTTTACCTCAAAATCTGCCTCAGACTTCTGCCGATCCCAcgctctctctgtcctctcaatTATGACTGCTCTCCCCCCCTGCCCGACCTCTGCACGCACTTCATGCTGACTTaattaacagtttttttaacCACATAAAACCCGTACAAAAATAACGTTTACACCATTAACAACAATTCCTTTGCATCCATGTGTTAAATGGCTGGCTAAAACTCCCGGGAAAATGACGCACTGTGTTAAATGGCTTGCTGAATTCCCGGGAAAATGACGTGAAATCCTACACATGAACCTGCAGAGGTGCTTTATTTCTGCAATCACATCGATAAAAAGCAACTAACACGACACAAAGTCAGTCCCTGTAagttaataaaatgtaatttcttaCCGCAAAATCTGCCTCGGACTTCTGCTGCTCCaagctctctctgccctctcaACCACGACTGCCCTTCACCCCCCGATGTGCCTGCACGCACTTTATCCTTACTTAATTAACAGTGTTTTAACCACATAAAACCCATACAAAAATAACGTTTACACCATTAACAACAATTCATTTGCATCATGTGTTAAATGGCTGGCTAAAACTGGGAAAATGGCATCTTTGTGTTAAAGGGCTGGCTAAAACTCCCGGAAAATGACGACTGTGTTAAATGGCTTGCTGAATTTCCGGAAAATGACGGAAATCCTACACATGAACCTGCAGAGCTGCTTTATTTCTGCAATCACATTGATAAAAAAGCATCTAACACGACACAAAGTCAGTCCCTGTAagttaataaaatgtaatttcttaCCGCAAAATCTGCCTCAGACTTCTGCTGCTCCaagctctctctgccctctcaATTACGACTGCCCTTCACCCCCCCCTCCCGATGTGCCTGCACGCACTTTATCCTTACTTAATTAACAGTGTTTTAACCACATAAAACCCATACAAAAATAACGTTTACACCATTAACAACAATTCATTTGCATCATGTGTTAAATGGCTGGCTAAAACTGGGAAAATGGCATCTTTGTGTTAAAGGGCTGGCTAAAACTCCCGGGAAAATGACGCACTGTGTTAAATGGCTTGCTGAATTTCCCGGGAAAATGACGTGAAATCCTACACATGAACCTGCAGAGCTGCTTTATTTCTGCAATCACATTGATAAAAAAGCATCTAACACTACACAAAGTCAGTCCCTGTAagttaataaaatgtaatttctt
Coding sequences within it:
- the LOC114551467 gene encoding uncharacterized protein LOC114551467, with translation MVERVAGRLMEDGATTSLAGLCVQYCQNMQKANDRYIARELALLRASKTHPPMASTSSSMSWSSTSSSMLFFGLLSGYIVAVTGHRKGVVLNMTRKEVKAADKLKNGNRIIRRKARPRSLTAKTYPSRRSQLTLSRRQIKAPRTREPQRTRTRWRTGTVSRTRKTRT